Sequence from the Bremerella volcania genome:
CGCCGGGGCGTTTCCCTCAGGCATGGGGCTCGATACCGACAACGACGGCGAAGACCCCTTCAACCGTGGTAACGTGCGTTCAGACTATGGCGAACAAGCCGTTTCCGGTCCGTTCGGTCGTGGTTACTTTACTCCCTACTCGGCTCGAATCGCGGACATTACCGACGGCACGTCGAACACGATTCTCATGGGCGAGATCCGCATGACCTGCCAGACCTTCGCTTCCTGGGGATGGTCGTGGCCAGATTCGCTTTGGTACGCGACAACTGCCCCCATCAACTTTCCGACCTGCCCCGGAGATGCTCGGTATGGCACGAACACCTGCTTCTCTAATGCCAGTAACAACTGGAATGCCACCTTCGGCTTCAAGTCGGCACACCCCGGTGGGTGCCAGTTTGTCATGGGTGACGCCTCGGTCCACTTCCTGCCCGAGACAATCGACCGCCTAACCTATGCCCGACTCGGCGACAAGTCCGACGGGGGGGTGATCGGCGAATTCTAACGGTGCGGACCATCACGCCACGCAGCATCAATTTCATCCCAGTCGACAACGCCCGCTTACCACATCCGATTTTTAAGGACACGGCCGAGTATGTCCCACAATAGAATTCTAGCGCTGTCTCCCATGTTGTTGGTTCTCGTGACCGGTTGCTGGTCTTCAGGCGGGCCGACGACCTATCCTGTGAAAGGACTGGTTCAATACGAAGGGAAGCCAGTCGAAGATGCCACGGTCACGCTGATTCCCAAGCAATCGGACGGACGTTCTGCCAGCGGAACGACCAATGCCGAAGGTACCTTCGAAGTGACGACGTACATCTCGCCGTCACTTCAGGCACCCGGTGCGATGCCTGGTGAGTATGACATCGTCGTCAGCAAGATCGAAGTCCGCGAACTGGATCCCGATCTCAATCCTCAGGAAGCTCAAGCGGCATTCCAGAAGCTGGGACCGCCGAAGAACCTTCTTCCCAAGAAGTACCGCAGCCCGAACACCTCTGGACTGTCGGTGACCATCGAAAACGGCTCGCCGGAACCGCTGGCACTCGATCTGGCCGACTAGTCGGAACGGCCCAATTGCCCCTAAAACTTCTCCCACGGGTCCCATTGGGCAACTAAACTTGAGGAAGTACCAGCTCAACTCGCTTCCTTGGGACCTTACTTCGCATGCCTTCTGATCAAGCCCCAGTTCCTGATGCTCGTTATGCGGAAACGATGGCCGGCTCCAGCGGTGATTTCAGCAAGGAGCAACAAGACATCGCCGTGGCAGCGCTGATTCTGCGTATGGGGGTCATCTCGGAACGCCAGTTGTCTCAGGCCCTTTCCACTTGGACACTGCACGGCGATCTTCCTCTGCACGAACATTTAGTCGCGCTGGGGCAGATCGACGTCGACACCTGCAACATGCTGATCGAACGAAGTCCGTCGCTGCTGAAGGAAGTCACGCCGGCCAGCGATACCGGCTTTACCTCGGCGGAAACGGTCGTCGCGCGGACGCTCGACTCGGTCGACCCTTCCGGAGCGATTGCCCGACTGATGGGAATCCGTAGCGTCTCAGGCTCGGGTGCCAACGACGCCACCGGCGTGCGTGCGTCGATGGCTCGCTACCGACTGATCCGCAAGCTCGGCCAAGGGGGGCTGGGTCGCGTCTGGCTGGCCTACGACGAACATCTCAAGCGCCCCGTCGCCGTCAAAGAAGTCACCGCCCCCGATCAATCGGCGGCCCAAGAGCGTTTTCGCCGCGAAGCAGAAATCACCGGTCGGCTCGAGCATCCTGGCATCGTCCCTATTTATCACCTGGGGGAAGACCTCGAAACCGGCCAATCCTTCTACGCAATGCGTTTCCTCGGCAAGCAAACGCTGCACGATACGATTCAAGAATATCACGAACGCCTGAGCGAAGGGGAACACAACCCGATGCTCTTGCGGCGGCTGCTGACCGACTTCGTCAACGTTTGCCAGGCCATCGGCCATGCCCATTCGCGCAAGGTCATTCACCGCGACCTGAAGCCTGAGAACGTCGCCATCGACAACTTCGGCCAGGTGATCGTGATCGACTGGGGCATCGCCAAAGTCATCAACGAATTGCAAACCAGCGACAGCCAGTCGAGCACGCACGCCTCGCACCCCAGTAGTCAAAGCACGATGGATGGCCAGGTTCTCGGGACCCCCCTGTACATGGCCCCCGAGCAAGCCGCCGGCCGCATTGACGAGTTGGACGAACGCACCGACATCTACGGGCTCGGCGCAATCCTCTTCTCGATCCTGGCCGGGTGCGGTCCCCATGAACATACGCGGAACGCTTCCAACTCGGTCAACGGCCGAGAACTGTTGACGGCGATCGCCGGTCAGCCAACACCCAATGCCGCCGATGTGAACCCCGACGTCGACCCCGCGCTGGCCGCCATCTGCGCCAAGGCCATGGCCAAGCGACAATATGCCCGGTATCAATCGGCGTCGGAGCTTGCCGAGGAAGTGCAGCGCTGGATGGCTGGCGAAAAGGTCGATGCCTATCGCGAGCGCCCCGAGCAGCGGCTGGCACGCTGGATTCAGCATCATCGCATCGCTTCGCAACTTGTGGGCCTGGTGCTGGTGACCTGCCTGGTCGCGATGACGGTCTTCGTCGTCGACTCGTACAAAGCCAGGAAGGCCGCACGCCAAAGCCGCTTCGATCAAATGCAGGCCTACAGCCGTGAACTGGAAGTCCAACTCAAAGCCACCGCCGAGAGCCTCTCGAAAGATGTTCGCTTCATGTCGAGTCTCCCGCCCATCCAAGGCATCATCCAGGCTAACGGCGACAACGCGGAAGCCGAGCCTGAAGACGTCTGGCGCGATCGTCTCGAACAGATTTACGAAGAGTTCCTGCGAGCCAACGTCGAGTACCTCTCGATCAGCTTCACCAAGATCACCGACGAAGCCGCGGAAGACGTCGTGTGCGTCGAGCGGAATGCCCGCGACCCCGCCTACCTGCGTCGTGTGCCAGCGTCTCGACTGACGACCCATAACGAACCGGAGATCCTCGCCCAGGTTTCGCGGCTCAGCCAGGGAGACATCTTGCTAGCCATCCGCAGCGCCGACGATAAAGAAGACGATCGCGTCGAAGAAGGAGTGCGCCTGGTCGCGATCACGCCAATCTACGACTCAGCCACTGGCAGCCTGTTCGGCGCGGCCGTCATCGCGATCGATCTGCGGCACCAGATCGTCGATTTCCTCACCGAGTTGGACCAAGGCACGTCCATCATTCAAGTCACCGATCGCCAAGGCAAGGTCTGGGTTCGCGACACGCCGGAAGATGGCGTCATCGAAACCAATAAACCGACCAGCATCAC
This genomic interval carries:
- a CDS encoding carboxypeptidase-like regulatory domain-containing protein, which gives rise to MSHNRILALSPMLLVLVTGCWSSGGPTTYPVKGLVQYEGKPVEDATVTLIPKQSDGRSASGTTNAEGTFEVTTYISPSLQAPGAMPGEYDIVVSKIEVRELDPDLNPQEAQAAFQKLGPPKNLLPKKYRSPNTSGLSVTIENGSPEPLALDLAD
- a CDS encoding serine/threonine-protein kinase, whose amino-acid sequence is MPSDQAPVPDARYAETMAGSSGDFSKEQQDIAVAALILRMGVISERQLSQALSTWTLHGDLPLHEHLVALGQIDVDTCNMLIERSPSLLKEVTPASDTGFTSAETVVARTLDSVDPSGAIARLMGIRSVSGSGANDATGVRASMARYRLIRKLGQGGLGRVWLAYDEHLKRPVAVKEVTAPDQSAAQERFRREAEITGRLEHPGIVPIYHLGEDLETGQSFYAMRFLGKQTLHDTIQEYHERLSEGEHNPMLLRRLLTDFVNVCQAIGHAHSRKVIHRDLKPENVAIDNFGQVIVIDWGIAKVINELQTSDSQSSTHASHPSSQSTMDGQVLGTPLYMAPEQAAGRIDELDERTDIYGLGAILFSILAGCGPHEHTRNASNSVNGRELLTAIAGQPTPNAADVNPDVDPALAAICAKAMAKRQYARYQSASELAEEVQRWMAGEKVDAYRERPEQRLARWIQHHRIASQLVGLVLVTCLVAMTVFVVDSYKARKAARQSRFDQMQAYSRELEVQLKATAESLSKDVRFMSSLPPIQGIIQANGDNAEAEPEDVWRDRLEQIYEEFLRANVEYLSISFTKITDEAAEDVVCVERNARDPAYLRRVPASRLTTHNEPEILAQVSRLSQGDILLAIRSADDKEDDRVEEGVRLVAITPIYDSATGSLFGAAVIAIDLRHQIVDFLTELDQGTSIIQVTDRQGKVWVRDTPEDGVIETNKPTSITSELPELKLFFDDQETKHYSDPSDGVIASKVLLDHFNGTTAVGIVLELVE